In Strix uralensis isolate ZFMK-TIS-50842 chromosome 7, bStrUra1, whole genome shotgun sequence, the following proteins share a genomic window:
- the NPFFR1 gene encoding neuropeptide FF receptor 1, whose amino-acid sequence MFILAYTFIFLMCMIGNMLVCFIVVKNRQMRTVTNMFILNLAISDLLVGIFCMPTTLVDNLITGWPFDNTMCKMSGLVQGMSVSASIFTLVAIAVERFRCIVHPFRQKLTLRKALVTIAIIWVLALIIMCPAAITLTVTREEHHFMVDTYNNSYPLYSCWEAWPETGMRRIYTTVLFSHIYVAPLALIVVMYARIAFKLFKSAAPAHGQEEPEGRRVSRRKAKVINMLIIVALFFTLSWLPLWTLMLLMDYGRLSEGQLHLVTVYVFPFAHWLAFFNSSANPIIYGYFNENFRRGFQEAFRAPFCSPHRHHRHRGPYTPRSHGRGLFFGARNRVFAQARASDSPPASESGPLAPRHAGVPAWDG is encoded by the exons ATGTTCATCCTGGCCTacaccttcatcttcctcatgTGCATGATCGGCAACATGCTGGTGTGCTTCATCGTGGTGAAGAACCGCCAGATGCGGACGGTCACCAACATGTTCATCCTCAACttggccatcagtgacctgctggtGGGCATCTTCTGCATGCCCACCACCTTGGTGGACAACCTCATCACGG GTTGGCCCTTTGACAACACCATGTGCAAAATGAGCGGCCTGGTGCAGGGCATGTCTGTCTCCGCCTCCATTTTCACACTGGTGGCCATCGCCGTGGAGAG GTTTCGCTGCATCGTCCATCCCTTCCGGCAGAAGCTGACGCTGAGGAAAGCCCTGGTGACCATCGCCATCATCTGGGTGCTGGCCCTGATCATCATGTGCCCTGCCGCCATCACCCTGACCGTCACCAGGGAGGAGCACCACTTCATGGTGGACACCTACAACAACTCCTACCCCCTCTACTCCTGTTGGGAGGCCTGGCCTGAGACGGGGATGAGGAGGATCTACACCACCGTCCTCTTCTCCCACATCTACGTGGCCCCCCTCGCCCTCATCGTTGTCATGTATGCCCGCATCGCATTCAAGCTCTTCAAGTCAGCAGCGCCTGCCCATGGCCAAGAGGAGCCGGAGGGGAGGAGGGTCTCCCGGAGGAAGGCCAAGGTCATCAACATGCTCATCATTGTCGCCCTCTTCTTCACGCTCTCCTGGCTGCCCCTCTGGACACTGATGCTGCTGATGGACTACGGGCGGCTGAGCGAGGGCCAGCTCCACCTGGTCACCGTCTACGTCTTCCCCTTCGCCCACTGGTTGGCGTTTTTTAACAGCAGCGCCAACCCCATCATCTACGGCTACTTCAACGAGAACTTCCGACGGGGTTTCCAGGAGGCCTTCAGGGCCCCCTTTTGCTCACCCCACCGCCACCATCGTCACCGTGGGCCCTACACCCCCAGGAGCCACGGCCGTGGGCTCTTCTTTGGCGCCCGCAACCGTGTCTTCGCCCAGGCACGGGCCAGCGACTCGCCGCCGGCATCCGAGTCGGGCCCGTTGGCGCCACGCCACGCCGGCGTCCCCGCGTGGGATGGCTGA
- the EIF4EBP2 gene encoding eukaryotic translation initiation factor 4E-binding protein 2, whose amino-acid sequence MSSAGGRQPSQSRAIPTRTVALSDAAQLPPDYCTTPGGTLFSTTPGGTRIIYDRKFLLDRRNSPMAQTPPCHLPNIPGVTSPGSAGEEPKADTNSLNHQEGKPSMGDDAQFEMDI is encoded by the exons ATGTCGTCCGCCGGCGGCCGCCAGCCCAGCCAGAGCCGGGCCATCCCCACCCGCACCGTGGCCCTCAGCGACGCGGCGCAGCTCCCCCCGGACTACTGCACCACCCCCGGCGGCACCCTGTTCTCCACCACCCCGGGAG gcaCCCGGATCATCTACGACCGCAAGTTCCTGCTGGACCGCCGCAACTCCCCCATGGCCCAGACCCCGCCTTGTCACCTCCCCAATATTCCCGGTGTCACCAGCCCCGGCTCGGCAGGCGAGGAGCCCAAAGCGGACACCAACAGCCTGAACCACCAGGAAGGGAAGCCATCCATGG GGGACGACGCTCAGTTCGAGATGGATATCTGA
- the LRRC20 gene encoding leucine-rich repeat-containing protein 20, with the protein MHKRMGEAVARVARKVNDTVENKTDSLDLANCKLMTFPVGIYKAMRSVTEGIHRISLANNELKSLTGRFITTFSQLRELNLAGNYLHRLPEEVTSLLHLRTINLSRNRFRRFPEALAAVAALETIDLEENEITEVPVEKLASMASLQSLNLRANPVGPEARLLVRPLVPFDLLLSPEEPIPKA; encoded by the exons ATGCACAAGAGGATGGGCGAGGCGGTGGCCCGCGTGGCCAGGAAGGTGAACGACACGGTGGAGAACAAAACGGATTCCCTCG aTCTGGCCAACTGCAAGCTGATGACCTTCCCCGTCGGCATCTACAAAGCCATGAGGAGCGTCACCGAGGGGATCCACCGCATCTCCCTGGCAAACAATGAGCTGAAGTCCCTCACTGGCCgattcatcaccaccttcagccAGCTGAGAG AGCTCAACCTGGCAGGCAACTACCTGCACCGCCTGCCCGAGGAGGTCACCTCCCTGCTGCACCTCCGCACCATCAACCTCTCCAGAAACAGGTTTCGGCGTTTCCCTGAGGCcctggctgctgttgctgcccTGGAGACCATCGACCTGGAAGAGAACGAGATCACAG AGGTGCCGGTGGAGAAGCTGGCCTCCATGGCATCGCTGCAGAGCCTCAACCTGAGGGCAAACCCCGTCGGCCCCGAGGCGCGGCTGCTCGTCCGGCCCCTTGTCCCCTTCGACCTGCTGCTGTCACCAGAGGAGCCCATCCCCAAAGCCTGA